A genomic window from Microbacterium sp. H1-D42 includes:
- a CDS encoding acetylxylan esterase, producing the protein MIETRPEPADFDDVWRDAAARALAIDSNPIREAPDAAGAEVVRYTSLGGLRVGGWLVLPPGEFTSVVIVAHGYGGRAELDQRWAPEDAAVFYPVARGMLKLSQSDAIPSFSKEHVLHGIESRETYVHGGCAADIWCAANALEEVLGVRLGESRGGMRLSYFGPSFGGGIGAMAVPWDARFDAASLYVPSFGAHALRLAEPCVGSGDAVAKWLARHPESWKVLDYFDAATSARRLRVPTIVAPALDDPSVPPVGQWAVAEGVSPKFRTVMTMTAGHRSYPEEQREMVDYARATRALFAAR; encoded by the coding sequence GTGATCGAGACGCGCCCCGAGCCAGCGGACTTCGACGACGTCTGGCGAGATGCGGCTGCCCGAGCTCTGGCCATCGACTCGAATCCGATCCGAGAAGCGCCGGACGCGGCCGGCGCGGAGGTGGTGCGATACACATCACTCGGAGGACTTCGCGTCGGCGGATGGCTCGTGCTTCCCCCGGGGGAGTTCACGTCGGTTGTCATCGTCGCGCACGGCTACGGAGGCCGGGCTGAACTCGATCAGCGATGGGCGCCAGAGGATGCGGCGGTCTTCTACCCGGTGGCCCGCGGCATGCTCAAGCTGTCGCAGTCCGATGCAATCCCGTCGTTCTCGAAGGAGCACGTGCTGCACGGCATCGAATCCCGTGAGACGTATGTGCACGGCGGCTGCGCCGCCGACATCTGGTGCGCGGCGAACGCCCTGGAGGAGGTGCTCGGCGTGCGCCTGGGGGAATCACGTGGTGGTATGCGCCTGAGCTACTTCGGCCCCAGCTTCGGTGGCGGAATCGGGGCGATGGCGGTGCCGTGGGATGCCCGGTTCGATGCGGCCTCGCTGTACGTGCCGAGCTTCGGCGCCCACGCGCTTCGACTGGCGGAGCCGTGCGTTGGCAGTGGCGACGCAGTCGCGAAGTGGCTGGCCCGGCACCCCGAGTCCTGGAAGGTGTTGGACTACTTCGACGCGGCCACGTCGGCGCGGCGCTTGCGCGTGCCGACGATCGTCGCGCCGGCGCTGGATGACCCGTCAGTGCCGCCGGTGGGGCAGTGGGCGGTCGCGGAAGGTGTGTCACCGAAGTTCCGCACGGTCATGACGATGACCGCCGGTCATCGCAGCTACCCCGAAGAGCAGCGCGAGATGGTCGACTACGCGCGTGCCACGAGAGCGCTCTTCGCCGCGCGCTGA
- a CDS encoding SGNH/GDSL hydrolase family protein, with protein MTTDLQRLRAALASDAPLNWVLTGDSITHGLLHTLGERNYVDHLHELVRGDMGRVQDVMINTAISGWRVKLLLKDFDRRVAAWKPNVVTLMIGTNDCSTGGVFPIISPQKFACQVRRFVRKVRRTGAIPVLQTQPTIDVAHAPERARIAEFAQAIRDVAAAEDVILVDQFAKFTELGHGGVAMNLLHDPFHPGAAGHAVLALEIARVLGLQAPPASDRVLPDLAIRAAR; from the coding sequence ATGACCACCGATCTGCAGCGGCTACGCGCCGCCCTGGCATCCGATGCGCCCCTGAACTGGGTGCTCACCGGCGACTCGATCACCCACGGCCTGCTGCACACGCTCGGCGAGCGCAACTACGTCGACCACCTGCACGAGCTGGTGCGCGGCGACATGGGACGCGTGCAGGACGTCATGATCAACACGGCCATCAGCGGCTGGCGGGTCAAACTGCTGCTGAAGGACTTCGACCGGCGCGTCGCCGCGTGGAAGCCCAATGTCGTGACGCTCATGATCGGCACGAACGACTGCTCGACGGGCGGTGTGTTCCCGATCATCTCGCCGCAGAAATTCGCCTGCCAGGTGCGCAGGTTCGTCCGCAAGGTGCGCCGCACCGGGGCCATCCCGGTGCTGCAGACACAACCCACGATCGACGTCGCGCACGCCCCTGAGCGGGCGCGCATCGCCGAGTTCGCCCAGGCGATCCGCGATGTGGCCGCAGCAGAGGATGTGATCCTCGTCGACCAGTTCGCGAAGTTCACCGAACTCGGTCACGGCGGCGTCGCGATGAACCTGCTGCACGACCCGTTCCACCCCGGGGCTGCAGGGCACGCCGTGCTGGCACTGGAGATCGCCCGCGTACTCGGGCTGCAGGCCCCACCGGCATCCGATCGGGTGCTGCCCGACCTCGCCATCCGCGCTGCGCGCTGA
- a CDS encoding Gfo/Idh/MocA family oxidoreductase, whose amino-acid sequence MTAPESGRVLGVGIIGLGGIGRIHAQALADLPELAEVRAVARARDEALSACGLPASARRDVDELLSDEAIDIVSICTPSDTHADLALRAIEHGKHVVIEKPIALDADEGRAVIARAQQAGLTVVGIAQRRYEPQNVALAQLLSSGVLGRPLLAEVLVPWFRDDAYYRAAPWRAERDGGGGSLANQGLHNLDLALMLLGRVTSVTGQSATIAHDIAVEDATTATLRFASGAMGIVATTTGAHPGHNARLTVITTTGRFELDGDAIREWTFDVPAPASGGSAPSGASDPLAIGHAGHLAQWRDVLEAISHGSSPTTTGRDAQHTAEVIAAIYRSAADGVAAPVEPID is encoded by the coding sequence ATGACGGCCCCCGAATCCGGCCGCGTGCTGGGTGTGGGGATCATCGGTCTCGGCGGCATCGGTCGCATCCATGCGCAGGCTCTCGCTGACCTGCCTGAGCTCGCCGAAGTCCGCGCAGTCGCCCGAGCCCGCGACGAGGCACTGTCGGCGTGCGGCCTGCCCGCATCCGCTCGACGGGACGTCGACGAGCTGCTCTCCGATGAGGCGATCGACATCGTCTCCATCTGCACACCCAGCGACACGCATGCCGACCTCGCCCTGCGGGCGATCGAGCACGGCAAGCACGTCGTCATCGAGAAGCCGATCGCGCTCGACGCCGACGAGGGGCGCGCAGTGATCGCCCGCGCACAGCAGGCGGGGCTCACGGTCGTGGGCATCGCACAGCGGCGCTACGAGCCGCAGAACGTCGCCCTGGCGCAGCTGCTCTCCAGCGGCGTGCTCGGCCGCCCCCTGCTCGCCGAAGTGCTCGTGCCGTGGTTCCGTGATGACGCCTACTACCGCGCGGCACCGTGGCGCGCGGAGCGCGACGGCGGCGGCGGTTCGCTAGCTAACCAGGGACTGCACAACCTCGACCTCGCCCTGATGCTGCTCGGCCGCGTGACCTCAGTCACCGGTCAGTCCGCGACGATCGCGCACGACATCGCCGTGGAAGACGCCACGACGGCCACCCTGCGCTTCGCATCCGGTGCGATGGGCATCGTGGCCACCACCACCGGCGCCCATCCCGGCCACAACGCCCGCCTGACCGTCATCACCACGACCGGCCGGTTCGAGCTCGACGGCGACGCGATCCGGGAGTGGACGTTCGACGTGCCGGCCCCTGCATCCGGCGGATCCGCCCCGTCAGGGGCATCCGACCCACTCGCGATCGGCCACGCCGGCCACCTCGCGCAGTGGCGCGATGTGCTCGAGGCCATCAGCCACGGCAGCTCGCCGACCACGACCGGACGCGATGCTCAGCACACGGCCGAGGTCATCGCCGCGATCTACCGCAGCGCCGCAGACGGCGTCGCGGCGCCGGTCGAGCCTATCGACTGA
- the gndA gene encoding NADP-dependent phosphogluconate dehydrogenase, protein MGSNLARNLASREGNTVAVLNRSRVKTDELVAAHPEAGFVPAFSYEEFAASLVKPRTAIIMVKAGGPTDAVIDALTAVFEPGDIIVDGGNAFFPDTIRREKAVRETGINFVGAGISGGEEGALLGPSIMPGGSDESWVTLGPILKSIAAVAEGEPCVTHVGHDGAGHFVKMVHNGIEYADMQLIAEAYDLIRRGTGKTPAQIADIFADWNRGELESYLIEITAEVLRQIDADTGLPLVDVIVDQAGAKGTGAWTVQTALSLGVPVSGIAEATFARSLSSHPEQRAAAGGLPGPDEAFTVPDDQVEQFIEDVRLALYASKIVAYSQGFDEIRAGAAEYDWNIDLGAISKIWRGGCIIRAQFLNRIADAYAQTPDLPVLMAAPYFADALTRGQAAWRRVVIAAATAGIPAPAFSSSLSYYDGIRADRLPAALVQGQRDFFGAHTYRRTDKPGTFHTLWSAGRTEIEAEDTH, encoded by the coding sequence ATGGGGTCGAATCTGGCCCGTAATCTGGCCTCTCGCGAGGGCAACACGGTGGCGGTGTTGAATCGTTCCCGGGTGAAGACGGATGAGTTGGTGGCTGCGCATCCGGAGGCGGGGTTCGTGCCGGCGTTCTCGTATGAGGAGTTCGCGGCGAGTCTGGTGAAGCCGCGGACGGCGATCATCATGGTCAAAGCCGGTGGTCCCACTGATGCGGTGATCGATGCGTTGACGGCGGTGTTCGAGCCGGGTGACATCATCGTCGACGGTGGTAACGCGTTCTTCCCTGACACGATCCGCCGTGAGAAGGCGGTGCGGGAGACGGGCATCAACTTCGTCGGTGCCGGGATCTCCGGCGGCGAGGAGGGTGCCCTGCTGGGCCCGAGCATCATGCCGGGTGGGTCGGATGAGTCCTGGGTCACCCTCGGCCCGATCCTCAAGTCGATTGCGGCGGTCGCGGAGGGGGAGCCGTGCGTCACGCATGTCGGCCATGACGGGGCTGGGCATTTCGTGAAGATGGTGCACAACGGCATCGAGTACGCGGACATGCAGCTGATCGCGGAGGCGTATGACCTGATCCGCCGCGGCACCGGCAAGACCCCCGCGCAGATCGCGGACATCTTCGCGGACTGGAACCGGGGCGAGTTGGAGTCGTACCTGATCGAGATCACCGCCGAGGTGCTCCGCCAGATCGACGCTGACACCGGGCTGCCGCTGGTGGATGTCATCGTCGACCAGGCCGGCGCCAAGGGCACCGGCGCCTGGACCGTGCAGACCGCCCTCAGCCTGGGCGTGCCCGTCTCCGGCATCGCGGAAGCCACCTTCGCCCGCTCGCTGTCCTCCCACCCGGAGCAGCGCGCCGCTGCTGGGGGGCTGCCCGGCCCGGATGAGGCGTTCACCGTCCCGGACGACCAGGTCGAGCAGTTCATCGAGGATGTCCGCCTGGCGTTGTATGCGTCCAAGATCGTCGCCTACAGCCAGGGGTTCGATGAGATCCGTGCGGGCGCGGCCGAGTACGACTGGAACATCGACCTCGGCGCGATCAGCAAGATCTGGCGTGGCGGGTGCATCATCCGCGCCCAGTTCCTCAACCGCATCGCCGACGCCTACGCCCAGACCCCCGACCTGCCCGTGCTGATGGCCGCCCCCTACTTCGCCGACGCCCTCACCCGCGGACAAGCCGCCTGGCGGCGCGTCGTCATCGCCGCCGCGACCGCCGGCATCCCCGCCCCCGCATTCAGCTCCTCCCTGTCGTACTACGACGGCATCCGCGCCGACCGCCTCCCCGCCGCCCTCGTCCAAGGGCAGCGCGACTTCTTCGGCGCCCACACCTACCGCCGCACCGACAAACCCGGCACCTTCCACACCCTCTGGTCCGCAGGCCGCACCGAAATCGAAGCCGAAGACACCCACTGA
- a CDS encoding TRAP transporter large permease, translating into MDVMTIIATVVLLGGIALGIAMGLPVAVAMGLPSMLAVVILLDWEGATLTSAQRIFAGSNSFALLAIPFFVLAGGLMNTGGIAGRLIDLAMVVAGRLPASLAQTTVVANTMFGAVSGASVASAAAIGTVLSPRMRKESYDPAFSAAVNAASSPAGMLIPPSNTFIVYSLVSSTSIAALFMAGVGPGLIWALVCIAVVALYARKHPELRAKGTAHPTFAQGMLVFLKALPALLMIVVVIGGILIGVFTATESAVIAVLYSLVLGLLQRTLKVKDLPKVVLEASKVTGIIMLLIGVSGILGWVLAFARLPQLVTAGLLGFTDNVFVVLLIIMVILLLAGTVMDPTPAILIFTPIFLPVVTALGVDPIHFGAMMVFNMCLGNISPPIGNNLFVAARVGGVRIEPVIGKLWPFFWALCVGLLIVTFVPAVSTWLPTVLGLM; encoded by the coding sequence ATGGACGTCATGACCATCATCGCCACCGTCGTCCTGCTCGGCGGCATCGCCCTCGGCATCGCGATGGGCCTTCCCGTCGCGGTCGCGATGGGCCTGCCCTCGATGCTCGCGGTCGTCATCCTGCTCGACTGGGAGGGCGCCACACTGACGTCCGCCCAGCGCATCTTCGCCGGAAGCAACTCGTTCGCACTGCTGGCGATACCCTTCTTCGTTCTCGCAGGCGGCCTGATGAACACCGGCGGCATAGCCGGGCGACTCATCGATCTCGCCATGGTGGTCGCCGGCCGTCTGCCGGCATCGCTCGCGCAGACCACGGTCGTCGCGAACACCATGTTCGGTGCCGTGTCCGGCGCCTCGGTCGCATCGGCCGCCGCCATCGGCACCGTGCTCTCGCCGCGCATGCGCAAGGAGAGCTACGACCCCGCCTTCTCGGCTGCGGTGAACGCAGCATCGTCCCCTGCGGGCATGCTGATCCCACCGAGCAACACCTTCATCGTCTACTCGCTCGTCTCGAGCACGTCGATCGCCGCGCTGTTCATGGCCGGAGTCGGTCCTGGCCTGATCTGGGCTCTCGTCTGCATCGCCGTCGTGGCGCTGTATGCACGCAAGCACCCTGAGCTGCGGGCCAAGGGCACCGCTCACCCGACGTTCGCACAGGGCATGCTGGTGTTCCTGAAGGCTCTGCCGGCACTGCTGATGATCGTCGTCGTGATCGGCGGCATCCTGATCGGCGTCTTCACCGCCACCGAGTCCGCGGTGATCGCGGTGCTCTACTCGCTGGTGCTCGGCCTGCTGCAGCGCACGCTGAAGGTCAAGGACCTGCCCAAGGTGGTGCTCGAGGCGTCGAAGGTCACCGGCATCATCATGCTGCTGATCGGCGTCTCCGGCATCCTCGGCTGGGTGCTCGCCTTCGCACGACTGCCGCAGCTGGTGACGGCGGGGCTGCTCGGGTTCACCGACAACGTCTTCGTCGTGCTGCTGATCATCATGGTGATCCTGTTGCTTGCCGGCACGGTGATGGACCCGACCCCGGCGATCCTGATCTTCACGCCGATCTTCCTGCCGGTCGTCACCGCTCTCGGTGTCGACCCGATCCACTTCGGCGCGATGATGGTCTTCAACATGTGCCTCGGCAACATCTCGCCGCCGATCGGCAACAACCTGTTCGTCGCGGCTCGCGTCGGCGGGGTGCGGATCGAGCCGGTCATCGGCAAGCTTTGGCCGTTCTTCTGGGCGCTGTGCGTCGGCCTGCTGATCGTCACGTTCGTGCCCGCAGTCTCGACGTGGCTGCCGACCGTGCTCGGCCTGATGTGA
- a CDS encoding TRAP transporter small permease, which produces MNTTPPEPDQGGSVPDGPPADQIPVRWPGLIAVLARIRRVIDRVLALLCIITFTLLVIVVSWQVFTREVLNNSAPWTEEAARYTFVVLAVLAAAYVFSERGHIAVEILVKKLPLAGQRVMAVVIELIVIFFFVMVFIIGGWRVADNAWNQDLSTLPVTVGQVYLVLPIAGVIIVFYSIAHLIGVLAGAEKPTPEFDENAEAI; this is translated from the coding sequence GTGAACACCACACCGCCCGAACCGGACCAGGGAGGCAGCGTGCCCGACGGCCCGCCCGCCGACCAGATTCCTGTGCGGTGGCCCGGCCTCATCGCCGTCCTCGCACGAATTCGTCGAGTCATCGACCGGGTCCTCGCACTGCTGTGCATCATCACGTTCACCCTGCTGGTGATCGTCGTCTCGTGGCAGGTCTTCACCCGCGAGGTGCTGAACAACTCCGCTCCGTGGACCGAGGAGGCTGCCCGCTACACGTTCGTCGTGCTGGCAGTGCTCGCGGCCGCCTACGTCTTCTCCGAGCGCGGCCACATCGCCGTCGAGATCCTCGTCAAGAAGCTGCCGCTTGCCGGTCAGCGGGTGATGGCCGTCGTGATCGAGCTCATCGTGATCTTCTTCTTCGTCATGGTGTTCATCATCGGCGGGTGGCGGGTCGCCGACAACGCCTGGAACCAGGACCTCTCCACCCTGCCGGTCACGGTCGGCCAGGTGTACCTCGTGCTCCCGATCGCCGGAGTGATCATCGTCTTCTACTCAATCGCACACCTGATCGGCGTGCTGGCCGGGGCCGAGAAGCCGACCCCTGAATTCGACGAGAACGCGGAGGCGATCTGA
- a CDS encoding TRAP transporter substrate-binding protein, whose translation MRTTKRIALLSTTLVAALALAACSGGSGGDSDAGGETHTMKLALNQTEDHPSFIALEAFGEKLAEDTDGRWNIEVYPNSTLGDQNEYLQSVSDGVIDLAIVSAPQLENLQKDFVIFSLPTVFDSIDHQMDALADPEVVGDVYTSLEDSNNITVVGGFTQGARNMYTKDGIAETPADLKGKKIRVQESPVFIAMIEALGGSPTPMAYSEVYTGLQSGVIDGAENNEISYFTQKHFEVAPFFSNTQHLIGADFLIINSGTLDGMSDEDRAAFDAGWEQTWKQHTELWKTQTEEAIAEAKAGGATFGDVDTAAYTEALSPLLDEFITTDSQRTLYDAIRASAE comes from the coding sequence ATGCGGACCACGAAGAGAATCGCCCTGCTGTCGACCACTCTGGTCGCGGCACTCGCCCTTGCAGCGTGCAGTGGCGGTTCGGGCGGCGACAGCGATGCCGGCGGCGAAACGCACACCATGAAGCTCGCCCTGAACCAGACCGAGGACCACCCCTCGTTCATCGCGCTTGAGGCCTTCGGCGAAAAGCTCGCCGAAGACACCGACGGCCGCTGGAACATCGAGGTGTACCCGAACTCGACGCTCGGCGATCAGAACGAGTACCTGCAGTCGGTCAGCGACGGCGTGATCGACCTCGCCATCGTCTCGGCTCCCCAGCTGGAGAACCTGCAGAAGGACTTCGTCATCTTCAGCCTGCCGACCGTGTTCGACTCCATCGACCACCAGATGGACGCGCTGGCGGACCCCGAGGTCGTCGGCGATGTCTACACCTCACTCGAGGACAGCAACAACATCACCGTCGTTGGCGGCTTCACCCAGGGCGCGCGCAACATGTACACCAAGGACGGCATCGCCGAGACTCCTGCCGACCTCAAGGGCAAGAAGATCCGCGTGCAGGAGAGCCCGGTGTTCATCGCGATGATCGAGGCGCTCGGTGGCTCGCCGACGCCGATGGCGTACTCCGAGGTCTACACCGGCCTGCAGTCCGGCGTGATCGACGGTGCCGAGAACAACGAGATCTCGTACTTCACGCAGAAGCACTTCGAGGTCGCCCCCTTCTTCTCGAACACCCAGCACCTCATCGGCGCTGACTTCCTGATCATCAACTCGGGCACCCTCGACGGGATGTCCGACGAGGACCGCGCCGCGTTCGACGCCGGCTGGGAGCAGACGTGGAAGCAGCACACCGAGCTGTGGAAGACCCAGACCGAAGAGGCGATCGCTGAGGCGAAGGCCGGCGGAGCGACCTTCGGCGACGTCGACACCGCTGCGTACACCGAGGCACTGAGCCCGCTGCTCGACGAGTTCATCACCACCGACTCGCAGCGCACGCTCTACGACGCGATCCGCGCCAGCGCCGAGTAA
- a CDS encoding LacI family DNA-binding transcriptional regulator, with product MTSRSDRGDGAPSRPTIYDVAAACGVAPSTVSRAFARPGRVNAETAERIRRVAEEMGYRTNPLARALPTGKTSLLAVIVADVTNPFFFELLRGAEETATEAGYTLLVADVQESVEAERRALDRTLPMVEGVVLATSRMSDSSIRVAAKQRPTVVLNRSMSDIASVATDNSRGMRRAVEHLAELGHTTITYVAGPDASWANGVRWQALREAVHELGLRARRIGPFSPTQAGGLSAAGAIAGSPTTAIIAYNDVLAIGLMRGLTSLGIRVPEDVSVIGFDNIFGADFCTPQLTTVAAPLRQLGKVAVQTLLADLRAPRSSRLVPRGPLKTALLPSRLVVRSSTGQASPLGDWPNSASPDLSA from the coding sequence ATGACCTCACGCTCTGATCGTGGTGATGGCGCGCCTTCGCGCCCCACCATCTACGACGTGGCCGCCGCCTGCGGCGTCGCCCCCTCGACGGTGTCGCGCGCCTTCGCACGGCCGGGAAGGGTGAACGCCGAGACCGCGGAGCGCATCCGTCGAGTCGCTGAGGAGATGGGCTACCGCACGAATCCGCTGGCGCGGGCGCTTCCGACGGGCAAGACATCGCTGCTCGCCGTCATCGTCGCCGACGTCACCAACCCCTTCTTCTTCGAGCTGCTTCGTGGTGCGGAGGAGACGGCAACAGAGGCCGGGTACACCCTGCTCGTCGCGGACGTGCAGGAATCCGTCGAAGCCGAGCGCCGCGCGCTCGATCGCACGCTGCCGATGGTGGAGGGCGTGGTGCTCGCCACGTCTCGCATGTCCGATTCGTCGATCCGGGTCGCGGCGAAGCAGCGGCCGACGGTGGTGCTCAATCGCTCGATGAGCGATATCGCGAGCGTGGCCACCGACAACTCCCGCGGGATGCGGCGTGCCGTGGAGCATCTGGCCGAACTCGGCCACACCACGATCACGTATGTCGCCGGACCGGACGCCTCCTGGGCGAACGGCGTGCGCTGGCAGGCGCTGCGCGAGGCCGTTCACGAGCTCGGGCTGCGGGCAAGGCGGATCGGCCCGTTCTCGCCGACGCAGGCCGGCGGGCTCTCCGCCGCCGGTGCGATCGCGGGGTCGCCGACCACGGCGATCATCGCCTACAACGACGTGCTCGCGATCGGTCTGATGCGCGGACTGACGAGCCTCGGCATCCGCGTGCCGGAGGACGTCTCGGTGATCGGGTTCGACAACATCTTCGGTGCGGACTTCTGCACGCCGCAGCTGACGACCGTCGCCGCCCCCCTGCGGCAGTTGGGCAAGGTCGCCGTGCAGACGCTGCTGGCGGATCTGCGCGCACCCCGCAGCAGCCGGCTCGTCCCGCGCGGTCCGCTGAAGACCGCGCTGCTGCCGTCGCGCCTGGTGGTGCGCTCGTCGACCGGCCAGGCAAGTCCGCTCGGGGACTGGCCGAACAGCGCCAGCCCCGACCTGTCGGCGTGA
- the uxaC gene encoding glucuronate isomerase — translation MVGVSVKLELDPDRLLPADPQSRVIARDLYDAVAEMPIISPHGHVDPRLLLDDPAFADPAELFISSDHYVTRLLHAAGVDLADLGAGTSAAGDPRLIWRRFAENWHLFAGTASGYWLTHELVTLFGIDVEPGADTADAIYDTISAHLARADYRPRALFDRFGIEVLATTDDPMDDLAAHAALASDPTFRGRVLPTFRPDAYLDPEAPGFADRVTRLTEAGGTAADDFAGYLAALEARRAHFIAHGAVSADHGVREAYTADLDDADAAALFRQAVRGELDARGAREFRGAMLLRSAEMSVRDGLVMTIHPGVHRNHSTPTFERFGPDTGHDIPVTTSYTENLRPLLNRFGMERNLHLVLFTVDETSFSREIAPLAGFYPSVFIGAPWWFLDAPDAVVRFRSAVTETAGFYRGAGFIDDTRAFLSIPARHDMARRLDAGFLAHLVRTGRISQAAAVRIAVDLVDAIPRKAFKL, via the coding sequence ATGGTGGGCGTGTCTGTGAAACTCGAGCTCGACCCCGACCGCCTGCTGCCCGCCGATCCGCAGAGCCGCGTGATCGCGCGTGACCTGTACGACGCCGTCGCGGAGATGCCGATCATCTCTCCGCACGGGCACGTCGACCCGCGGCTGCTGCTCGACGATCCGGCGTTCGCCGACCCGGCCGAGCTGTTCATCTCGAGCGACCACTACGTCACCCGCCTGCTGCATGCCGCAGGCGTCGACCTCGCCGACCTCGGCGCCGGCACCTCGGCTGCCGGCGACCCCCGCCTGATCTGGCGGCGCTTCGCCGAGAACTGGCACCTGTTCGCGGGCACCGCCAGCGGCTACTGGCTGACCCACGAGCTCGTCACCCTGTTCGGCATCGATGTCGAGCCCGGGGCCGACACCGCCGACGCGATCTACGACACCATCTCGGCGCACCTCGCGCGGGCCGACTACCGCCCGCGCGCGCTCTTCGACCGGTTCGGCATTGAGGTGCTCGCCACCACCGACGACCCGATGGATGATCTCGCCGCGCATGCGGCGCTGGCATCCGACCCGACCTTCCGCGGACGCGTGCTGCCGACGTTCCGCCCCGATGCGTACCTCGATCCAGAGGCGCCGGGCTTCGCCGACCGCGTCACGCGACTCACCGAGGCAGGCGGCACCGCCGCCGACGACTTCGCCGGGTACCTCGCTGCACTCGAGGCGCGTCGCGCGCACTTCATCGCGCACGGCGCGGTCTCCGCTGACCACGGCGTGCGTGAGGCGTACACCGCCGACCTCGACGATGCCGACGCCGCCGCGCTGTTCCGCCAGGCGGTGCGCGGCGAGCTGGATGCCCGCGGCGCGCGGGAGTTCCGCGGCGCGATGCTGCTGCGCTCGGCCGAGATGAGCGTGCGCGACGGCCTCGTGATGACGATCCACCCCGGCGTGCACCGCAACCACTCGACGCCCACCTTCGAGCGGTTCGGTCCTGACACCGGACACGACATCCCTGTGACCACCTCGTACACCGAGAACCTGCGCCCGCTGCTGAACCGCTTCGGCATGGAGCGCAACCTGCATCTCGTGCTGTTCACCGTCGATGAGACCAGCTTCTCGCGCGAGATCGCACCGCTCGCCGGCTTCTACCCGAGCGTCTTCATCGGCGCCCCGTGGTGGTTCCTGGACGCGCCGGACGCCGTGGTGCGCTTCCGCAGCGCTGTCACCGAGACCGCCGGCTTCTACCGCGGAGCAGGCTTCATCGACGACACCCGCGCCTTCCTCTCGATCCCGGCGCGTCACGACATGGCGCGGCGGTTGGATGCCGGATTCCTGGCCCACCTGGTGCGCACCGGACGGATCTCGCAGGCCGCGGCAGTGCGCATCGCCGTCGACCTGGTCGATGCGATCCCCCGGAAGGCGTTCAAGCTGTGA